One Pseudomonas sp. MM213 genomic window, AAGTTGCGGTGGCGCCGAAGGTGTACGTACCCGCCTTGGCCACTTCGCCTGCATCGTTCTTGCCGTCCCAGATGAAACTGGCGCTGCCGGCTTTTTGGCTGCCCAGGTCGATGGTGCGGATGACCTTGCCATCGGCGTCGGTAATCTTCACTTTCACCGGGTCCACCGAGGCCGGAACCGCGATGGTCCCGTTGAAGCTCTTGGAGGTATCGACCACGGCCTTCTCGCTCGGCGCGATGACCGAACGCCCGACCAGCGACGAAGCCTGCAGGGCCTGGGACGAGTTGTAATTGCTGGCCAGGCCACTCACGGTGGTGTTGAGCGTGGTGATGCCTTCCAGGCTGCTGAACTGCGCCAGCTGGGCAACGAACTCGCCGTTGTCCTGCGGCTCCAGCGGGTTCTGGTTCTTCAGCTGTGTCACCAGCAACTGCAGGAACGCGTCCTTGCCCAGGGCCTTTTTGCCGGTGGCGCTGTTCGTGGCGGACGCCAGGCCATCGGCGCTGGTGTTGGTCTTGATCGAGGAGTTGGCCAGGATGTCTTTGAGGCTAATGCCGCTAGTGGTATCGGTAACACTCATCTGAGTCGCCCCTTATCACTGACCGAGGGTCAGGACCTTCTGCATCATGGTTTTGGCGGTGTTCATCATTTCGGCGTTGGTCTGGAACGAACGGCTCGCGGAAATCATGTCGGCCATTTCTTCAACCACGTTGACGTTCGGGTAGTAGACGTAGCCCTTGGCGTCGGCCGCCGGGTGGTTCGGCTCATAGCGCGCTTCAAGATTGCTCTGGTCTTCGACCACGCCCAGCACTTGCACGCCCTGACCGGCCGCGTCCTGGTTCTGGAACAACGAATCGCTGCCGCCGCTCTGCCCGCCCTGGAACATGGTGGCGAACACTGGATGACGTGCGCGATAGGTCTGGTCGATGCTCGACGAGACGGTCTCGGCGTTGGCGATGTTCGAGGCCACGGTGTTCAAGCGCGTGGTTTGCGCACTCATGCCGCTACCGGCAATGTTGAAAACACTGGATAGAGACATGTCTTACTCTCCGCGAATGGCTGACATCAGCCCTTTGAATTTGCTGTTGAGCAAGGTGAAGCTGGCCTGGAAGTTGATCGCGTTTTCCGCGTAGTTCGACTGTTCCAGCTGGGCGTCCACGGTGTTCTGGTCAATCGACGGTTGCATCGGCGTGCGATACAGCAGCGACTCGTCGCCATTGCCCATGCCTTCGGCTTCGATATGACGGTTGTTGGTCATGTTCAAGGCGAATGTGCCGCTCTTGGTTTTCTCGTTCTGCTCGGCGAGCACTTTCGAGAAGTCCAGATCCCGAGCCTTGTAGTTCGGGGTGTCGGCGTTGGCGATGTTGTTGGCCAGGACTTCGGCACGCTGGGCGCGGAAGCCCAGGGCTTGTTCGTGGATACCGAGCGCTTTATCGAAGCTGATGCTCATGTCGGGAAACCTTCGGGTGACCTGATTTTTCGTACGATGGATATAGCAAGCGGCGTGCCAATTCAAAAAAGCCCGTAAACCGGGGCTTTGCGGGCTTGGGCAAGGCGGCAATGCCAGAAAAGCGGCAACGGGTTTCCGCCGTCTGCCGCTTTTCTGCCGCTTTCGGTTTGGGGCTAGGGTTGTGTGCATATCCGTTTTGGGGGTAACGGCGGCTATTGGTTTCGCCCTTACGGCGAGTCACTTGGAAGAGCCCCAAGTAACCAAGGGCTTTTGCCCCTTTCGTTCGGTGCCTCGCCTAGGCTCGGCATACCCTCGCTCCGGTCCTGCTCCGTGGGCCCGCCGCCATCGGCCATCCATGGCCGGGGGCGGCTAACCCGGCATCCATGCCGGGTTGCCCACTGCGCAGAACCTCCACTCGGCCTCTCGAGGGGGCGACCACCGCCACAGCCGCCGAGGCGGCCTGAAAGCCGACCTGGCTCTTTGGTCGTGTGCACACTTCCGCATTGTGATGGCTGCACTAATTTTGGATATTTGCACATTCCCCCTGTAGGAGCCGGCTTGCTGGCGATGGCGTCCGTCCAGCCAATACATGCGTCGACTGATCCACCGCTATCGCCAGCAAGCCGGCTCCTACAAGGGATTGGGTTCACACGATTCAAAATGGTAGGAGCTGGCTTGCCGGCGATGGGCGTCAACGACAACGCGGGCTGTCTGAATGAACGCGTTGCCCCGACGCTGTTCGCCGGCAAGCCGGCTCCTACAATGGATTGGGTTCACACGATTCAAAATTGTAGGAGCTGGCTTGCCAGCGATGGACGTCAACGATAACGCGGGCTGTCTGAATGAACGCGTTGTCCAGACGTTTTTCGCCGGCAAGCCGGCTCCTACAGGGAATCGCGTTTGCTTTTGATTTTCACCACTCATCAGGCCGAGCGTTAGCTCGCCTTCAGCTTTTGATCTGAGCGCCCCCTCGAGAGGCCGAGCGCAGGTTCTGCGCAGTGGGCAACCCGGCATGGATGCCGGGTTAGCCGCCCCCGGCCATGGATGGCCGATGGCGGCGGGCCCACGGAGCAGGACCGGAGCGAGGGCATGCCGAGCCACAGCGAGGCACCGAACGAAAGGGGCAAGAGCGCTTTGGTTACTTTCGCGCTTTTCGAAAGTGACTCGCCGTAAGGGCGAAACCAATAGCCGCCATAACCCCAGAAACGGATATACACACCAACACAGCAGACAAAAAAAAACGGGAGCCCCAAGGACTCCCGTTTTTCAAACTACCGCCAACCCATCACTTAGCCTGGTAAATGATCCCCGGGCTGCACTGGACCATCTGGTAATGATCCGGCAAACCGTTCAGCGCTTCAGACGCGCCAAGGAACAGATAACCGCCAGGCTTCAACGTGCTGTGGATGCGCAACAGGATGTCTTTCTTCACCTCGGCGGAGAAATAGATCAGCACGTTGCGGCAGAACACGATGTCGAACTTGCCGAGGCTCGCGTAGCTGTCCAGCAGGTTGAACGAGCGAAACTCCACCCGACTCTTGATCGGCGCCTTGATGGCCCAGCGCCCCGGCCCTTTCGGGTCGAAATAACGTTGAAGACGCTCGGGCGACAACCCGCGGCCGATGGCCAGGCTGTCGTACTCGCCAGTCTTGCAGTTGGTCAGCATGGT contains:
- the flgD gene encoding flagellar hook assembly protein FlgD; the protein is MSVTDTTSGISLKDILANSSIKTNTSADGLASATNSATGKKALGKDAFLQLLVTQLKNQNPLEPQDNGEFVAQLAQFSSLEGITTLNTTVSGLASNYNSSQALQASSLVGRSVIAPSEKAVVDTSKSFNGTIAVPASVDPVKVKITDADGKVIRTIDLGSQKAGSASFIWDGKNDAGEVAKAGTYTFGATATYDGKATSLVTYLPATVSSVTISQTGGELMLNLAGGGSIALSKVQTIGM
- the flgC gene encoding flagellar basal body rod protein FlgC, which translates into the protein MSLSSVFNIAGSGMSAQTTRLNTVASNIANAETVSSSIDQTYRARHPVFATMFQGGQSGGSDSLFQNQDAAGQGVQVLGVVEDQSNLEARYEPNHPAADAKGYVYYPNVNVVEEMADMISASRSFQTNAEMMNTAKTMMQKVLTLGQ
- the flgB gene encoding flagellar basal body rod protein FlgB; translated protein: MSISFDKALGIHEQALGFRAQRAEVLANNIANADTPNYKARDLDFSKVLAEQNEKTKSGTFALNMTNNRHIEAEGMGNGDESLLYRTPMQPSIDQNTVDAQLEQSNYAENAINFQASFTLLNSKFKGLMSAIRGE